A DNA window from Pyrus communis chromosome 3, drPyrComm1.1, whole genome shotgun sequence contains the following coding sequences:
- the LOC137728903 gene encoding vacuolar protein 8-like, which produces MRATMGKEEKQGAKETEQSQTSSESSSGQSSLRRTIESITSLISLSYSIKIFSAKWKTIRTKLEDLSSGLEAVENCEASENAILSGIVSGICQTVNECHDLARRCVDLSYSGKLLMQSDLDILSARLDLHARNLSDIYNAGVLTRRFAIVVSRPGNGACRDDMRFYVRDLMTRMKIGDAEMKRQALLNLHEALVEDDKYVKVVVEHGEIVYVLASFLDFSHDVRIQELSAKIVSVISGFGSYKVVLIGAGIIAPLIRVLECGSVVGKEEAAKSLQRLTENSDNGWSISAHGGVTALLKLCSGGDGSEIRAELVGPACGALKNLVGIEEIKRFMVEEGVISTFIGLARSKDEVLQINSIEFLQNIASGDEAIRVMVSKEGGIQALVRVLASRSVACSCKVRETAMRAIENLCFRNANSISLLIKYGFVDQLMFFLQHGEVSIQELALKVSIRMCGKSEEAKKAMGDANFMTELVKFLDSKSFEVREMAAEALSNMVRVPKNRKRFVQDDRNMCLLLQRFDPKQVNSGNKKLLFSILMSLTSCNSGRRKIAHSGYLKNIEKLAEDEVSDAKTLVKKLSTNRFRSMLSGIWH; this is translated from the coding sequence ATGAGAGCAACTATGGGGAAAGAAGAGAAGCAGGGAGCCAAAGAAACAGAGCAGAGCCAAACCTCGTCGGAATCTTCCTCCGGCCAATCAAGTCTCCGGCGAACCATCGAGTCCATTACATCTCTGATTTCACTCTCTTATTCCATCAAAATATTTTCGGCGAAATGGAAAACGATAAGGACCAAGCTCGAAGATTTGAGCTCCGGCCTAGAGGCCGTAGAAAACTGCGAGGCCAGCGAAAACGCGATTCTCTCGGGCATTGTGTCGGGCATATGTCAGACGGTGAACGAGTGCCACGACCTCGCGCGTCGCTGCGTCGATCTTTCGTACAGCGGGAAGCTTCTGATGCAGAGCGACTTGGACATTCTCTCAGCAAGACTCGATCTTCACGCAAGAAACCTCTCGGACATTTACAACGCCGGCGTTTTGACACGGAGGTTCGCGATCGTCGTTTCGAGGCCCGGAAACGGAGCTTGCAGAGACGACATGAGGTTCTACGTCAGAGACTTGATGACGAGGATGAAGATTGGCGACGCAGAGATGAAACGCCAGGCGTTGCTTAATCTGCACGAGGCTTTGGTGGAAGACGACAAGTATGTTAAAGTCGTCGTTGAACATGGCGAGATTGTGTATGTTTTGGCTAGTTTTCTTGATTTTTCGCACGATGTTCGAATCCAGGAGTTGTCTGCAAAGATTGTTTCTGTGATTTCTGGGTTTGGTTCGTACAAGGTTGTTCTGATCGGAGCCGGGATTATCGCGCCGTTGATTCGGGTTTTGGAATGTGGGAGTGTGGTTGGGAAAGAAGAAGCTGCAAAGAGCTTGCAGAGATTAACCGAAAATTCGGATAATGGGTGGTCTATTTCAGCTCACGGCGGAGTCACAGCTCTGCTTAAGTTATGTTCCGGCGGCGATGGCAGCGAAATCAGAGCAGAGTTGGTTGGTCCTGCTTGCGGGGCACTAAAAAATCTCGTTGGCATTGAAGAAATCAAGAGATTCATGGTCGAAGAAGGTGTTATTTCGACGTTTATCGGGCTCGCAAGGTCGAAAGACGAAGTCTTGCAGATCAATTCGATTGAGTTTCTGCAAAACATTGCTTCTGGGGATGAGGCAATTCGAGTTATGGTGTCGAAAGAGGGCGGAATTCAAGCGTTGGTTCGCGTTTTGGCTAGCCGATCAGTGGCTTGTTCTTGTAAAGTGAGGGAGACAGCAATGAGGGCAATAGAGAATTTGTGTTTTCGCAATGCAAATTCGATTAGTCTTCTGATCAAGTACGGTTTTGTTGATCAGCTCATGTTCTTTCTCCAACATGGGGAGGTTTCCATTCAAGAACTGGCGCTAAAAGTGTCGATTAGAATGTGTGGGAAATCAGAGGAGGCCAAGAAAGCAATGGGGGATGCAAACTTCATGACGGAGCTGGTTAAGTTTCTTGATTCCAAGTCGTTTGAGGTTCGAGAAATGGCGGCTGAAGCGCTGTCGAACATGGTCAGAGTCCCGAAAAACAGAAAACGATTCGTGCAGGATGATCGCAACATGTGCCTCCTCTTGCAGCGGTTCGATCCGAAGCAAGTGAATTCGGGCAACAAAAAGCTCTTGTTCTCCATTTTGATGTCGCTGACGAGCTGCAACAGCGGGAGGAGGAAGATTGCGCATTCGGGTTACTTGAAAAACATCGAAAAACTAGCAGAAGATGAAGTTTCAGATGCCAAGACGCTTGTGAAGAAGCTATCCACAAACAGATTTCGTAGCATGTTGAGTGGAATCTGGCATTAA